A genomic window from Paucibacter sp. KCTC 42545 includes:
- the otnI gene encoding 2-oxo-tetronate isomerase, whose translation MPRFAANLSMLYPEHGFLDRFAAAAQDGFAGVEYLFPYAFVASDIAQCLQAHGLSQVLFNAPPGDWEAGERGLACLPGREAEFRQGIELALSYAQALACPRIHVMAGLAPVGVERAQLQATYEANLAWAAAQAAQAGRELLIEPINPRDMPGYFLQRQDAAHEIVQRLGAANLKVQMDLYHCQIVEGDVAMKLREYLPSGRVGHLQIAGVPMRHEPDLGELNYAYLLPLIDEISAACGWSGWVGCEYRPARGAVAGGTSNGLGWAGLSRPQPEALT comes from the coding sequence ATGCCCCGCTTTGCCGCCAATCTGTCCATGCTCTACCCCGAGCATGGTTTTCTGGACCGTTTTGCCGCCGCCGCCCAAGACGGTTTTGCGGGGGTGGAATACCTATTCCCCTACGCCTTTGTGGCCAGCGACATCGCGCAGTGCCTGCAAGCGCATGGCCTGAGCCAGGTCTTGTTCAATGCGCCCCCCGGAGATTGGGAGGCGGGGGAGCGTGGCCTGGCCTGTTTGCCCGGCCGGGAGGCGGAGTTCCGCCAAGGCATTGAATTGGCGCTGAGCTATGCCCAGGCGCTGGCCTGCCCGCGCATCCATGTGATGGCGGGGCTGGCGCCGGTCGGCGTGGAGCGGGCTCAGCTGCAAGCCACCTATGAAGCCAATCTGGCCTGGGCGGCGGCGCAGGCGGCCCAGGCTGGCCGGGAACTGCTGATTGAGCCGATCAACCCGCGTGATATGCCGGGCTATTTTTTGCAGCGCCAGGATGCGGCGCACGAGATCGTGCAGCGCCTCGGCGCCGCCAATCTCAAGGTGCAGATGGATCTGTATCACTGCCAGATCGTCGAGGGCGATGTGGCGATGAAGCTGCGCGAATACCTGCCCAGCGGCCGGGTCGGCCATCTGCAGATTGCCGGCGTGCCCATGCGCCATGAGCCAGACCTGGGTGAGCTGAATTACGCCTATCTCTTGCCGCTGATTGACGAGATCAGTGCTGCCTGTGGCTGGAGCGGCTGGGTGGGATGCGAGTACCGCCCGGCCCGCGGGGCGGTGGCGGGCGGCACCAGCAATGGCTTGGGCTGGGCCGGACTGAGCCGGCCACAGCCCGAGGCGCTTACTTGA
- a CDS encoding TonB-dependent receptor domain-containing protein gives MLKLSPLTHRLALLGLGAHLALLGSAALAQAQDGAQKIERVEVTGSRIKRISDEGSLPVQVITSVQMERAGIVTAEQLLASLTSNGNGLDNMASQSDVVAGSSRGNNGASFANLRGQGSENTLVLLNGRRVAAHGLNGTAVNLNTIPMSAVERVEVLKDGASAIYGTDAIGGVINFILKRDFTGLQFQASADATQQGGGNIYRVAATGGIGNLATDGYNAMFALTRTENKILSGSDRSFVNTFQPERGLAVDTRGTPTGTVFTSTAGTFPDNILGKGSGPKLPGGTQAYNGINVLNLPGAAGCQTMANSAAYDAALWATPSAAYGCAWDTGVAATLQQPVENNNLVARVSKSLGEHLLTAEFVAAKVHSAKSFSNSQLSTSGTNKYLYPSTGASYDKVFNSIAAVFPSIAANKGKPIAFRWRCMPCGAREIETETESSRFFIGLDGPLPFADWDYKTGISSASSDDSSKLGNGYYYRQGLIAAFASGNLNPFAMPGEAQTAAGLAALEDATARGLKLYGGKFKVTQLDASATGPLFKLPAGTVMGAFGIDLRRETYRFGGIDGAPSSDKYTDLNIPNAPFDSSNSVTGATRDVKAAYGEVMIPVLKELEVSAALRTDDYTGFGRSTNPKISARFTPSSALLFRGSYSTGFKVPTFSQALNGATISPYAGKDLVDPAKCASLVVSASNPACAAVTPDIVSGGNAALAPETSKQYSFGFVLAPMQDMTLGADWWSIERSGAIRTPGMSELLNNYARFSDRFARNAAGDLVAIDQRWFNAGGGKTQGVDVSAAWAGTMLEGKWVASLEGSYLIEKKSRISDTDPWGPSELGKFNRYSDPGIRWKHVASFSYAKGDWVGSLTQRFTGGYEDAVLPGVANGTVKPAKWVKDVKSYSTFDTSVTYSGFKSLRLTAGVKNLLNTDPPFSTYYDADLGSGSSWDPRVADPRGRAFTLLANYTFK, from the coding sequence ATGTTGAAGTTGTCCCCTCTCACGCATCGCCTGGCCCTCTTGGGCCTGGGCGCCCATCTGGCCCTCTTGGGCTCGGCAGCGCTGGCCCAAGCGCAAGATGGCGCCCAGAAAATCGAACGCGTGGAGGTGACCGGCTCGCGCATCAAGCGCATCTCGGACGAAGGCTCGCTGCCGGTGCAGGTGATCACCTCCGTGCAGATGGAGCGCGCCGGCATCGTCACCGCCGAGCAGCTGTTGGCCTCGCTCACCAGCAATGGCAATGGTCTGGACAATATGGCCAGCCAGTCCGATGTGGTGGCCGGCAGCTCGCGCGGCAATAACGGCGCCAGCTTCGCCAATCTGCGCGGCCAAGGCTCCGAAAACACCCTGGTACTGCTGAACGGCCGCCGTGTGGCGGCCCACGGCCTGAACGGCACCGCCGTCAACCTCAACACCATTCCCATGAGCGCGGTGGAGCGGGTGGAAGTGCTGAAGGATGGCGCCTCGGCCATCTACGGCACCGATGCCATCGGCGGCGTCATCAACTTCATCCTCAAGCGCGACTTCACCGGCCTGCAGTTCCAAGCCTCGGCGGATGCGACCCAGCAAGGCGGCGGCAATATCTACCGCGTCGCCGCCACCGGCGGTATCGGCAATCTGGCCACGGATGGCTATAACGCCATGTTCGCGCTGACCCGCACCGAGAACAAGATTCTCAGCGGCAGCGACCGTTCCTTCGTCAACACCTTCCAGCCCGAGCGCGGCCTGGCGGTGGACACCCGCGGCACGCCCACCGGCACGGTCTTCACCAGCACCGCAGGCACATTCCCTGACAACATCTTGGGCAAGGGCTCGGGCCCCAAGCTGCCCGGCGGCACGCAGGCCTATAACGGCATCAATGTGCTGAACCTACCGGGCGCAGCCGGTTGCCAGACCATGGCCAACTCCGCCGCCTACGACGCCGCTCTCTGGGCCACCCCCAGCGCGGCCTACGGCTGCGCCTGGGACACCGGCGTGGCCGCCACCTTGCAGCAACCGGTGGAGAACAACAACCTGGTCGCACGGGTCAGCAAGAGCCTGGGCGAACATTTGCTGACGGCGGAATTCGTCGCCGCCAAAGTGCACTCGGCCAAGTCCTTCTCGAACTCGCAGCTCAGCACCAGCGGCACCAACAAATACCTCTACCCCAGCACCGGCGCGTCTTACGACAAGGTGTTCAATTCGATCGCGGCCGTCTTCCCCAGCATCGCTGCCAACAAGGGCAAGCCCATCGCCTTCCGCTGGCGCTGCATGCCTTGCGGCGCGCGTGAGATCGAGACCGAGACCGAATCCAGTCGCTTCTTCATCGGCTTGGACGGCCCGCTGCCTTTTGCCGACTGGGACTACAAAACCGGCATCTCCAGCGCCAGCAGCGATGACAGCTCCAAGCTGGGCAATGGCTACTACTACCGCCAAGGCCTGATCGCCGCCTTTGCTTCGGGCAATCTGAACCCCTTCGCCATGCCCGGCGAGGCGCAAACCGCCGCCGGCCTGGCCGCGCTGGAAGATGCCACGGCACGCGGGCTCAAGCTTTATGGCGGCAAGTTCAAGGTAACGCAGCTGGATGCCTCGGCCACCGGCCCCTTGTTCAAGCTGCCGGCCGGCACGGTGATGGGCGCCTTCGGCATCGACCTGCGGCGTGAAACCTACCGCTTCGGCGGCATTGACGGCGCACCCAGCAGCGACAAGTACACCGACCTCAACATCCCCAACGCGCCCTTCGACAGCAGCAACTCGGTGACCGGTGCCACCCGTGATGTGAAGGCGGCTTACGGCGAGGTGATGATCCCGGTGCTGAAGGAATTGGAAGTCAGCGCCGCCCTGCGCACCGACGACTACACCGGCTTCGGCCGCAGCACCAACCCCAAGATCTCGGCCCGCTTCACCCCCAGCAGCGCCCTGCTGTTCCGCGGCTCCTACAGCACCGGCTTCAAGGTGCCGACCTTCAGCCAGGCACTCAACGGCGCGACCATCTCGCCCTACGCGGGCAAGGATCTGGTGGACCCGGCCAAATGCGCTAGCCTGGTGGTCAGCGCCAGCAATCCGGCTTGCGCGGCAGTCACGCCCGACATCGTCAGCGGTGGCAATGCAGCCTTGGCGCCGGAGACCTCCAAGCAGTATTCCTTCGGCTTCGTGTTGGCACCCATGCAAGACATGACCCTGGGCGCCGACTGGTGGAGCATAGAGCGCAGCGGCGCCATCCGCACGCCGGGCATGAGCGAGCTGCTGAACAACTACGCGCGCTTCTCCGACCGCTTCGCCCGCAATGCGGCAGGTGATCTGGTGGCCATCGACCAGCGCTGGTTCAATGCCGGCGGTGGCAAGACGCAAGGCGTGGATGTCAGCGCCGCCTGGGCCGGCACCATGCTGGAAGGCAAATGGGTGGCCAGCCTGGAAGGCAGCTATCTGATCGAGAAGAAGTCCCGCATCAGCGACACCGACCCCTGGGGCCCCAGCGAACTGGGTAAGTTCAACCGCTACAGCGACCCCGGCATCCGCTGGAAGCATGTGGCCAGCTTCAGCTACGCCAAGGGTGACTGGGTCGGCAGCCTAACGCAGCGCTTCACCGGCGGCTACGAAGACGCGGTGCTGCCGGGCGTGGCCAACGGCACGGTCAAGCCGGCGAAATGGGTCAAGGATGTGAAGAGCTACAGCACCTTCGACACCTCGGTCACCTACAGCGGCTTCAAGAGCCTGCGCCTGACGGCCGGCGTCAAGAACCTGCTCAATACCGACCCGCCGTTCAGCACTTACTACGACGCCGATCTGGGCTCGGGCAGTTCTTGGGATCCGCGTGTGGCCGACCCGCGTGGCCGCGCCTTCACCTTGCTGGCGAACTACACCTTCAAGTAA
- the dacB gene encoding D-alanyl-D-alanine carboxypeptidase/D-alanyl-D-alanine endopeptidase, with the protein MPPLLPTSPKRIALVLALSLGLGGCASWQQPASKALPAELQQALQQAGLPESALGLVAFPLHARGTGPRVQADVAMQPGSTMKLVTAVVALDQLGANTRGRTDLLIADTPQGDVLPGPLYLRGGADPDLDWPALWLMLRQLREQGLREIRGGLVVDRSLFNPARPELGVAPFDEAPEFPYNVIPDALNLNGSLLQFEFSADAQALRARSSPVWPGLQVDVSSVRLAPNRACKDWEQGWLPPQVLPRPEGQVVLQLQGEFPANCQQRQALNLLDRQWLTAQLLRQLWRELGGEISGPDVEAATPAGAQLRASHQGRPLAEAMRGMMKQSDNALTRLVYLQLGSRVAAPGQATQDAAAAQVRAWFAAKGLDSSGLVMDNGSGLSRSERIKPAQLAALLAVAWDGPQAPELLNSLPIAGVDGTMRRRLKGTAAEGQARLKTGTLRDVTALAGYAFDAQHKPWVLVAIVNDAAAAAKGRAVLDAAVEWVAKQQ; encoded by the coding sequence ATGCCGCCCCTATTGCCAACATCGCCCAAGCGGATTGCCCTTGTTCTGGCCCTTAGCCTGGGTCTTGGCGGCTGCGCCAGCTGGCAGCAGCCGGCCAGCAAGGCCTTGCCGGCCGAGCTGCAGCAGGCCTTGCAACAAGCCGGCCTGCCTGAGTCCGCGTTGGGCCTGGTGGCCTTTCCGCTGCATGCGCGTGGCACCGGGCCGCGGGTGCAAGCGGATGTGGCCATGCAGCCCGGCTCCACCATGAAGCTGGTGACGGCCGTGGTGGCGCTGGATCAACTGGGCGCCAACACGCGTGGCCGCACGGATTTGCTGATCGCGGACACGCCGCAGGGCGATGTCTTGCCCGGCCCGCTTTACCTGCGCGGCGGCGCCGACCCCGACCTGGACTGGCCGGCGCTGTGGCTGATGCTGCGCCAGCTGCGCGAGCAAGGCTTGCGCGAGATTCGCGGTGGCCTGGTGGTGGACCGCAGCCTGTTCAATCCGGCCCGCCCTGAGCTGGGCGTCGCCCCCTTTGATGAGGCGCCCGAGTTTCCCTACAACGTCATTCCGGATGCGCTGAACCTCAACGGTAGCTTGCTGCAATTCGAATTCAGCGCCGACGCTCAAGCGCTGCGCGCCCGCAGCAGCCCGGTCTGGCCCGGCTTGCAAGTCGATGTTTCGTCTGTGCGCTTGGCGCCCAATCGTGCCTGCAAGGACTGGGAGCAGGGCTGGTTGCCACCGCAAGTGCTCCCTCGCCCCGAGGGTCAGGTCGTGCTGCAGCTGCAGGGTGAGTTCCCCGCCAACTGTCAGCAACGCCAGGCCCTCAATCTGCTGGACCGTCAATGGCTGACGGCGCAGCTGCTGCGCCAGCTCTGGCGCGAGCTGGGTGGCGAGATCAGCGGCCCGGATGTCGAGGCGGCCACGCCTGCCGGGGCGCAGCTGCGTGCCAGCCATCAGGGCCGGCCCCTGGCCGAGGCCATGCGCGGCATGATGAAACAGTCAGACAACGCCCTGACCCGGCTGGTCTATCTGCAACTGGGTAGCCGCGTGGCCGCGCCCGGCCAAGCCACCCAGGACGCCGCCGCCGCCCAGGTGCGCGCCTGGTTCGCGGCCAAGGGTCTGGACAGCAGCGGTTTGGTGATGGACAACGGCTCGGGCCTGTCGCGCAGCGAACGCATCAAGCCCGCCCAGCTCGCCGCCTTGTTGGCCGTCGCCTGGGATGGCCCGCAAGCGCCCGAGCTGCTCAACAGCCTGCCCATTGCGGGTGTGGACGGCACCATGCGCCGCCGCCTGAAAGGCACGGCGGCCGAAGGCCAAGCCCGACTCAAAACCGGCACCTTGCGCGATGTGACGGCGCTTGCCGGCTATGCCTTTGACGCCCAGCACAAGCCCTGGGTGCTGGTGGCCATCGTCAACGACGCCGCCGCTGCCGCCAAGGGCCGTGCCGTGCTGGACGCTGCGGTGGAATGGGTGGCCAAGCAGCAATGA
- a CDS encoding putative Ig domain-containing protein: MTGSLSKELSRPRSWRHAVADFVASAFGHDGGDGWWDTSLAPPPAGLAISLAYEIDGQICTPLAPIHLAPGRAILARPLALGLPAADASRARWQVFDAAALPAGLALDMATGALCGTPPRAGHFTLHIRFSLSGYLGSIEAQFEFYA; this comes from the coding sequence ATGACAGGCAGCTTGAGCAAAGAGCTTTCTCGCCCCAGGTCATGGCGGCATGCCGTGGCCGACTTTGTGGCCAGTGCTTTCGGCCACGACGGCGGCGATGGCTGGTGGGATACCAGCCTTGCGCCGCCACCGGCTGGCTTGGCCATCAGCTTGGCGTATGAGATCGATGGCCAAATCTGCACGCCGCTGGCACCGATTCACCTAGCCCCCGGCCGCGCCATCTTGGCTCGCCCGCTGGCGCTGGGTTTGCCGGCTGCAGATGCCAGTCGGGCGCGTTGGCAGGTGTTTGACGCAGCCGCCTTGCCTGCCGGCCTGGCTTTGGACATGGCCACCGGTGCGCTGTGCGGCACTCCACCAAGGGCAGGGCATTTCACGCTGCACATCCGCTTCAGCCTGAGCGGTTACCTTGGCAGCATCGAGGCGCAGTTCGAGTTCTACGCCTGA
- a CDS encoding S66 peptidase family protein: MTTTRRLFAQQSLAALGAGTALAASAANGSSSGSHPSHRPALLLPRRLQPGDTIGLVAPSHAFFEREPFELAFEAVQAMGFKVKPGAHLRARYGQFAGTDAQRAADVNAMFADDGVAGILALRGGSGCSRIVDKLDYGLIKSRPKFFGGFSDLTALTNAIHARTGLVTFHCPMGTAEWNAYSLNNFRQLVMEGEAALLRNPTPERGDALVAKNDRTRALRGGKARGHLLGGNLSVLAGLAGSRFWPDFRGAILFLEDVNEPIYKIDSCLSTLRLAGALDQLAGVVLGGFTKCEPGEGYGSLTLDEVFDDYFVKPMNIPVYRGASFGHIKRQLTLPLGATAEIDADAGTLQLLQPVVLTQA, encoded by the coding sequence ATGACGACAACCCGCCGCCTGTTCGCCCAACAATCCCTCGCCGCCTTGGGTGCTGGCACGGCGCTGGCCGCGTCGGCCGCCAACGGCAGCAGTAGCGGCAGCCATCCCAGCCACCGACCGGCCCTGCTTTTGCCGCGCCGCTTGCAGCCTGGTGACACCATCGGCCTGGTCGCGCCCTCACATGCATTCTTCGAGCGCGAGCCCTTCGAGCTGGCGTTTGAAGCCGTCCAAGCCATGGGCTTCAAGGTCAAGCCAGGCGCCCATCTGCGCGCCCGTTACGGCCAGTTCGCCGGCACCGATGCGCAGCGCGCCGCCGATGTGAACGCCATGTTTGCGGACGATGGCGTGGCCGGCATCCTGGCCCTGCGCGGCGGCTCCGGCTGCAGCCGCATCGTCGACAAGCTGGACTACGGCCTGATCAAGTCGCGCCCCAAGTTTTTCGGCGGCTTTTCGGACCTGACCGCGCTGACCAACGCCATTCACGCCCGCACCGGCCTGGTGACCTTCCACTGCCCGATGGGCACGGCCGAGTGGAATGCCTACAGCTTGAACAACTTCCGCCAGCTGGTGATGGAAGGCGAAGCCGCGCTCTTGCGCAACCCCACGCCCGAGCGCGGCGACGCCCTGGTAGCCAAGAATGACCGCACCCGCGCCCTGCGCGGCGGCAAGGCGCGCGGCCATTTGCTGGGCGGCAATTTGAGCGTGCTGGCCGGGCTGGCGGGCTCGCGCTTCTGGCCGGACTTCCGCGGCGCCATTCTGTTTCTGGAAGACGTCAACGAGCCCATCTACAAGATCGACAGCTGCCTCTCCACCCTGCGCCTGGCCGGCGCGCTGGATCAATTGGCCGGCGTGGTGCTGGGCGGCTTCACCAAATGCGAACCGGGTGAGGGCTATGGCTCGCTGACCCTGGACGAGGTCTTCGACGACTACTTCGTCAAACCCATGAACATCCCGGTCTACCGCGGCGCCAGCTTCGGTCACATCAAGCGTCAGCTGACCCTGCCCTTGGGCGCCACGGCCGAAATTGATGCCGATGCAGGCACCCTGCAGCTGCTGCAGCCGGTGGTGCTGACTCAGGCGTAG
- a CDS encoding M15 family metallopeptidase, whose amino-acid sequence MSPTPPMIDCEDIAQHPDFRALLSIEGIAVDLRYATPDNFVSRNIYGGLDCSWLRREAADALAQAAQWLTRHRPGYRLLVLDALRPQRVQELLWAELAGTPLTLYLANPARGSIHSWGMAVDVSLLDPQGREVDMGAAFDEMSLISHTDHEAEHLALGLLRHEHLIERGWLRAAMRQAGFQTISTEWWHFDFGDREAVRRDLPRVL is encoded by the coding sequence ATGAGCCCGACGCCACCGATGATTGATTGCGAGGACATCGCCCAGCACCCCGACTTTCGCGCCCTGCTGAGCATCGAAGGCATCGCCGTCGACCTGCGCTACGCCACCCCGGACAACTTCGTCAGCCGCAATATCTACGGCGGCCTGGACTGCAGCTGGCTGCGCCGCGAGGCCGCCGACGCCCTGGCCCAAGCCGCGCAATGGCTGACACGCCACCGCCCCGGCTATCGGCTGCTGGTGCTGGACGCGCTGCGCCCGCAACGCGTGCAAGAGCTGCTGTGGGCCGAGCTGGCCGGCACGCCGCTGACGCTTTACCTGGCCAACCCGGCGCGCGGCTCCATCCACAGCTGGGGCATGGCGGTGGACGTGAGCCTGCTCGACCCGCAAGGCCGCGAGGTCGATATGGGCGCGGCCTTCGACGAAATGAGCCTGATCTCGCACACCGATCATGAAGCCGAGCACCTGGCCCTGGGCCTTTTGCGCCACGAGCATCTGATCGAGCGCGGATGGCTGCGCGCCGCCATGCGTCAGGCCGGCTTTCAAACCATCAGCACCGAATGGTGGCATTTCGACTTTGGCGACCGCGAGGCGGTGCGCCGGGATTTGCCGCGCGTGCTTTGA
- a CDS encoding LysR family transcriptional regulator yields the protein MRLRHIEVFHAIMQAGTISGAAQLLHISQPAVTKVLQHCELQLGLPLFDRVRGKLYPTPEAHRLFVEIDKLNRDLVSIRRLAASLRSGESERVRLVATPTLGAAVIPAAMTRWCAAFPDSHCSLATHHTREIVSALLLGEADLALSLQDPHHPGIKAEVLASGAMMALCPLGSPEAAGVGPLSVNDIQTELIGLGADDPLSDVVQSAAEAQGRPLHSRLTVQTYQLARALVEAGVGMTVVDPFTAASADRSRLSLRPLAPAVPVHLYLLSAANAPLAQTSRRLVKYLGEAARLSLESLAP from the coding sequence ATGCGACTCAGACACATCGAAGTCTTCCACGCCATCATGCAGGCCGGCACCATCAGTGGTGCCGCCCAGCTGCTGCATATCTCCCAACCCGCCGTCACCAAAGTGCTGCAGCATTGCGAGCTGCAGCTCGGCCTGCCTCTGTTCGACCGCGTGCGCGGCAAGCTCTACCCCACGCCCGAGGCGCACCGGCTCTTCGTCGAGATCGACAAGCTCAACCGCGATTTGGTCAGCATCCGGCGCCTGGCGGCCAGCTTGCGCAGCGGTGAGTCGGAACGGGTGCGCCTGGTCGCTACCCCGACCTTGGGTGCGGCGGTGATCCCCGCAGCCATGACGCGCTGGTGCGCTGCTTTCCCCGACAGCCATTGCTCGCTGGCCACCCACCACACGCGTGAGATCGTCTCGGCGCTTTTGCTAGGCGAGGCCGATCTGGCCCTGTCGCTGCAAGACCCGCATCACCCCGGCATCAAGGCCGAGGTGCTGGCCAGCGGCGCGATGATGGCCTTGTGCCCGCTGGGCAGCCCCGAGGCCGCCGGTGTCGGACCCTTGAGCGTGAACGATATCCAGACCGAGCTGATCGGCCTGGGCGCCGACGATCCGCTCTCCGATGTGGTGCAAAGCGCGGCCGAAGCCCAGGGCCGGCCGCTGCACAGCCGCCTGACCGTGCAGACCTATCAGCTGGCCCGCGCCTTGGTGGAAGCCGGTGTGGGCATGACGGTGGTGGACCCCTTTACCGCCGCTTCGGCCGACCGCAGCCGCCTGAGCCTGCGGCCGCTGGCACCCGCCGTGCCGGTGCATCTTTATCTGCTCAGCGCCGCCAATGCACCGCTGGCCCAAACCTCACGCCGCCTGGTCAAGTACCTGGGCGAAGCCGCTCGCCTGAGCCTGGAAAGCCTTGCCCCATGA
- a CDS encoding ABC transporter substrate-binding protein, whose protein sequence is MPTLPPLSTLPRTPFISLALAAVLASTGLAAQAAKPLVYCADASPEGFDPGLWDSASTNTANSQMFQGLLAFKRGTTELIPQLATAWQISPDAKTFTFTLRPGVKFHSTPYFKPSRTLNADDVLFTFQRFIDPQHPFNKAFPANFIYPQNMGLAKLLDGIDRVDDMTVRFRLKSPNVTFATNLAMAWSGIHSAEYGAQLLKAGQAAQINNQPVGTGPYVFKSYAKDDVLRMTANPDTWGKKQQTPALIFSISREPNVRVQKLLAGECQVASAIRDVDVSAMDGRADITVMKIQALNISYLSFNMKKAPTDKREVREALDIAVDRNAIFKALFPRGDATQAISAFPPAIPGYNKQLKNEYNPERAKQLLAKAGFAKGLEIDLWALPVSRPTNPNGQLMAQLIQQDWAKIGVKANIKTYEWGEYLKRANNGEHNVYMSGWGGETGDADEFLTPNLSCAANRSGVKFCNPEFEKLIDEARATPDAKKRNALYEQAQVIFKRERPWITMAHSTVYIPVRKDVQGFIMAPNGTVDFEDVYRK, encoded by the coding sequence ATGCCGACCCTGCCGCCCCTGTCGACCCTGCCCAGAACCCCCTTCATCAGCCTGGCGCTTGCCGCTGTGCTGGCCAGTACCGGCCTGGCAGCGCAGGCCGCCAAACCCCTGGTCTACTGCGCCGATGCCAGCCCCGAAGGCTTTGACCCCGGTCTGTGGGACAGCGCCAGCACCAACACGGCCAATAGCCAGATGTTCCAAGGCCTGCTGGCCTTCAAGCGCGGCACGACGGAATTGATCCCGCAGCTGGCCACCGCCTGGCAGATTTCGCCCGACGCCAAAACCTTCACCTTCACCCTGCGGCCGGGTGTGAAGTTCCACAGCACGCCCTACTTCAAGCCCAGCCGCACGCTCAATGCGGACGATGTGCTGTTCACCTTCCAGCGCTTCATCGACCCGCAGCACCCCTTCAACAAGGCCTTCCCGGCCAATTTCATTTACCCGCAGAACATGGGTCTGGCCAAGCTGCTGGACGGGATTGACCGGGTCGATGACATGACGGTGCGCTTTCGCCTGAAGTCGCCCAACGTCACTTTCGCCACCAATCTGGCCATGGCCTGGTCGGGCATCCACTCGGCCGAATACGGCGCACAGTTGCTCAAGGCCGGCCAAGCCGCCCAGATCAACAACCAGCCGGTGGGCACCGGGCCTTATGTATTCAAGTCCTATGCCAAGGACGATGTGCTGCGCATGACGGCCAACCCCGACACCTGGGGCAAGAAGCAGCAGACGCCAGCGCTGATTTTCAGCATCAGCCGTGAACCCAATGTGCGGGTGCAAAAGCTCCTGGCGGGTGAATGCCAGGTGGCCTCGGCGATCCGCGATGTAGATGTGTCGGCCATGGACGGCCGGGCCGACATCACGGTGATGAAGATTCAGGCGCTGAACATCTCCTATCTGTCCTTCAATATGAAGAAGGCCCCCACCGACAAACGCGAGGTGCGCGAGGCGCTGGACATCGCGGTGGACCGCAATGCCATCTTCAAGGCCCTGTTCCCGCGTGGTGATGCAACGCAGGCCATCAGCGCCTTCCCACCCGCCATTCCCGGCTACAACAAGCAGCTCAAGAACGAATACAACCCCGAGCGCGCCAAGCAGCTCCTTGCCAAGGCAGGCTTTGCCAAGGGCCTGGAGATCGACCTGTGGGCGCTGCCGGTCAGCCGCCCCACCAACCCCAATGGCCAGCTGATGGCCCAGCTGATCCAGCAGGACTGGGCCAAGATCGGCGTCAAAGCCAATATCAAGACCTATGAGTGGGGCGAATACCTCAAGCGCGCCAACAACGGCGAGCACAACGTCTATATGAGCGGCTGGGGCGGCGAGACCGGCGATGCCGACGAGTTCCTGACCCCCAACCTCAGCTGCGCGGCCAACCGCAGCGGCGTCAAGTTCTGCAATCCAGAGTTTGAAAAACTGATCGACGAGGCCCGCGCCACCCCGGACGCCAAGAAGCGCAATGCCTTGTACGAGCAGGCGCAAGTGATCTTCAAGCGCGAGCGGCCCTGGATCACCATGGCCCACTCCACCGTCTACATCCCGGTGCGCAAGGATGTGCAGGGCTTCATCATGGCGCCCAACGGCACGGTGGACTTCGAAGACGTCTACCGCAAGTAA
- the speB gene encoding agmatinase has product MSTFAFNADNAFMKLARGDANKPFGLAGIAWDGCVTNRPGARFGPRAVREASHMLCDGIHPFFNTTPEGQLTDLGDLVLPNTNLDAMRAAMLPLVAPLLAQHHMTWLGGDHSITLPLLRAYRAHYGQPLAVIHFDAHCDTWEDHFGEPSGHGTWVYEAIQEGLVLKEGFVQFGIRSAGLREAREYVADQGGMIFDARSLRGLDNASQLAPILNRVRERMAALGHPPLYLSLDIDCLDPAFAPGTGTPEPGGMNTNQLFSILEELVPGLNFVGMDCVEVAPPYDHAELTSYAAAQLVWTYLCGRIAANKV; this is encoded by the coding sequence ATGAGCACCTTCGCCTTCAACGCCGACAACGCCTTCATGAAGCTCGCCCGTGGCGACGCCAACAAGCCCTTCGGTCTGGCCGGCATTGCCTGGGATGGCTGCGTCACCAACCGCCCCGGCGCCCGCTTCGGCCCGCGCGCCGTGCGCGAAGCCAGCCATATGCTGTGCGACGGCATCCACCCCTTCTTCAACACCACGCCCGAGGGCCAGCTGACAGATCTGGGCGACTTGGTGCTGCCCAATACCAATCTGGATGCCATGCGCGCGGCCATGCTGCCCCTGGTGGCGCCCTTGCTGGCCCAACATCACATGACCTGGCTGGGGGGCGATCACTCCATCACCCTACCCTTGCTGCGCGCCTACCGGGCGCATTACGGCCAGCCCCTGGCGGTGATCCACTTCGACGCCCATTGCGACACCTGGGAAGACCATTTCGGCGAGCCCAGCGGCCACGGCACCTGGGTTTATGAAGCGATCCAGGAGGGCTTGGTGCTGAAAGAGGGCTTTGTGCAGTTCGGCATCCGCTCGGCCGGCCTGCGCGAGGCGCGCGAGTATGTGGCCGACCAGGGCGGCATGATCTTCGATGCCCGCAGCCTGCGCGGCCTAGACAATGCCAGCCAGTTGGCGCCGATTCTGAACCGCGTGCGCGAACGCATGGCCGCGCTGGGCCACCCGCCGCTCTACCTGAGCCTGGACATCGACTGCCTAGACCCCGCTTTCGCGCCCGGCACCGGCACGCCCGAACCAGGCGGCATGAACACCAATCAGCTCTTCAGCATCCTCGAAGAGCTGGTGCCCGGTCTCAACTTCGTCGGCATGGACTGCGTGGAAGTTGCGCCCCCTTACGACCACGCCGAACTGACCAGCTATGCAGCGGCGCAATTGGTGTGGACCTATCTGTGCGGGCGCATCGCCGCGAACAAGGTCTGA